CCACCGTCTCAGTATTTCGTGTCTATGCGAGTCAAGCCGGTTTGTCGTTTATGTCTCAGGCAGGGATCTTTCTCTGACAAGTCAATCTTAAGACTTTTGAATTCGGTATTCGAGCATCCTGTGCCGGATTGTAAATACTTTTTCATTAACTCTTTTCAAACAACATAAATTTTTATTTGTTAACAATTATAATACAAAATTGCTTTGTCTGCAGCTTTGAGGGCAGAAATATTTTTTTATCCGCTACTTTACAAAATCAACAGCATTTTGGAAAATGACTTTTCCCCACCCGCATCCGCCGTAAAAACTTTCTCCGACAGGATGCTGCAAAGCGAAAATATATCTTTCCGGATGAGGCATAAGTCCGAAAACACTTCCCGACGTATTGCATATTCCAGCTATCTGATCTACAGAACCGTTTGGATCCAAAGGATATTCCGGTTTGCCGCCGTCTTTTGAACAATATCTGAAAACTATCTGATTATTCTTATTTAAACTGTCCAAAAGTTTCCTGCCATCCGGAATAAACTTTCCCTCGCCGTGAGCTACAGGCAGACTGATGATATCAGGCAGATTTTTCGTCCAAATGCAGTTAGATTCATTTTTAATTTTCTTTTCTGTTTTCAAATAAACCCAGCGGCATTCAAACTTGTCCGAGTCATTATAAGAAAGAGTGGAAACTTGTTCAAAAAGTTCTGTGTCGGGAAGCAACCCCATTTTGACCAAAACCTGAAAACCGTTGCATATTCCAATAATAGGTCTGCCGCTTAGAGCAAACTTCTTAATTCTATCGCCGAGTTTGTTCTTGACTTCATTTGCCAATATTTTGCCAGATGCTATGTCGTCGCCATAAGAAAATCCGCCGGGAAAAGCCAGAATATCATACTCAAAAATTTCATTTTTTTTTTCAATAAGAGCGTTAATATGTATGCGTTCCGCAACAGCTCCGGACAATTCAAAAGCAACCTGTGTCTCGCAGTCGCAATTTGTCCCTGCAGTTCTTAAAATTAATGCTTTGACTTTTTTCATATTTTATCCCGATATAAAATTCAATCTTTTTAATAAAGGATCATATTCCTCGATAGATAATCGTAAACAGTCTAAATCGCGGGACAGACACGCGCCGCCACATGGATAACGGCAAAAAAATCACCAGTTGATAGTACTGCGCCAATAGTTCAAAAGAACTTTCGAATCTTCTTGTATTTTTATTTTATTTTTTTCACTTTCAAAAACTATCTTTTTATCGCTGTTTACGCAACCAATTTCGGCAAAAACTGCCTCTTCTAAAACTTCTCCTAATCGGGCTTCGTTCTCGGGTTTTACTTCGACAACAAACCTACCGTTAGATTCCGAAAACAATATTTCAGCTACAGTCAGTTCTGTTCCCTGCGGCTTTATTTTTCCCGTTTTGACGGCATCTATATCTATTTTTACACCCTTTCCCGCTGCAAAAGCCATTTCGCTTATTGCAACCGCAAGTCCGCCTTCGGAACAGTCATGGCAGGCTTCTATTAAATTTTCATTTGCCGCCCGGTAAATTTTTTTCATAATGTCTTTAGATTCTTCCGGATACACGTCAGGCACTATACCGTCTTTAATATTTTTTATTTTAGCAAGCACAGAACCGCCAAGTTCGTTTCTTGTAGTTCCCAAAACAAATACTTTATCTCCATCGCTTTTCAAAGGCATTGTAAAAGTATTTGCGACATTTTCAATAACACCCATTGCAGATATTAAAAGCGCAGGAGGTATTGAATATTTTTTTCCGCCTATGGAATATTCATTGTGCAAACTGTC
This genomic interval from Candidatus Endomicrobiellum trichonymphae contains the following:
- the purQ gene encoding phosphoribosylformylglycinamidine synthase I; its protein translation is MKKVKALILRTAGTNCDCETQVAFELSGAVAERIHINALIEKKNEIFEYDILAFPGGFSYGDDIASGKILANEVKNKLGDRIKKFALSGRPIIGICNGFQVLVKMGLLPDTELFEQVSTLSYNDSDKFECRWVYLKTEKKIKNESNCIWTKNLPDIISLPVAHGEGKFIPDGRKLLDSLNKNNQIVFRYCSKDGGKPEYPLDPNGSVDQIAGICNTSGSVFGLMPHPERYIFALQHPVGESFYGGCGWGKVIFQNAVDFVK